From Lolium perenne isolate Kyuss_39 chromosome 5, Kyuss_2.0, whole genome shotgun sequence, a single genomic window includes:
- the LOC127300130 gene encoding uncharacterized protein translates to MEPPSSSHVLASLAILITMATSVALVSAAAVPPSLDNQAEALLAWKATLSNQSQVSLQSWGNMSSAPCTWRGIRCATPRHRRRYQPIITSISLWGMRLSGTLESIDFSALSTLTTLDLSHNQLAGSIPSSMAHLQDLHALLLHGNQIRGSIPPALANLTKLSTLRLSNNKLVGSVPPEIGKLAWLKELNLSVNQLQGYIPTSIGNLTQLTSLHLHTNKLIGSIPQEISNLVNLEDLQLGLNQLAGSIPTNLGNLTRLTTLYLWGNNLSGHIPQELGRLTNLEELELSQNILTGPISNSLGNLTELNVLFLNDNQLSGCIPQELGYLVKLDGLYLQINTLTGPIPNSLGNLTKLAELYLHSNQLSHDIPYEIVKLKSLVHLELGFNNLSGALPPGLCAEGQLQYFNANNNSLVGPLPASLLKCTGLVRVRLEGNRLEGDISRMGVHPNLVYIDISSNRLFGQLSKRWCACFKLTMLRASENSITGVIPPCIGELPQLGILDVSSNQLEGKIPPGIGNITVMFNLNLSNNLLQGTIPQEIGSLKNLEYLDLSSNNLTGPIRGSIEHCSKLRLMKLSHNHLNGIIPIELGMLIYLQDVLDLSDNSFDDIIPSQLDGLIMLEALNLSHNLLNGSIPPSFESMASLLSMDVSYNKLEGPVPESRFFEEAPIQWFMHNNQLCGIVKGLPSCEITPSHGKTKTSRVVLLAIIPAVVSFVLIMAVITILHCKSKKSSARSDNEPQQRRLFEIWNFYGQDVYKKIVDATENFSTTHCIGNGGSGSVYRAQLPTGEIFAVKKIHMMEDDEIFTREIDALMHIRHRNITKLFGYCSAPQGRFLVYEYMDRGSLAASLKSNETAIELVWAKRLNIIRDVAHALSYMHHGCFAPIVHRDIKSSNILLDVEFRACISDFGIAKILDADASNCTRLAGTKGYLAPELAYASRVTEKCDVYSFGVLALELIMGHHPGDFLSSMANKSTPLQDFLDIRLPLPESEIVSEIFKVIAVAVRCIEPDPSHRPTMQQVIKVFITTEGPDDHLDYLHTGIVIPACWS, encoded by the exons ATGGAGCCACCCTCGTCTTCCCATGTGCTAGCCTCTCTTGCCATACTGATAACGATGGCCACCTCCGTAGCACTTGTCTCGGCCGCGGCGGTGCCCCCATCGCTAGATAATCAAGCAGAAGCACTCCTTGCCTGGAAAGCCACCCTCAGCAACCAAAGCCAAGTTTCCCTGCAATCCTGGGGAAACATGTCGTCAGCGCCTTGTACTTGGCGTGGCATCCGGTGCGCAACACCACGACACCGGCGTCGGTACCAACCGATCATCACCAGCATCTCTCTATGGGGGATGCGGCTGAGCGGGACGCTGGAGTCCATCGACTTCTCAGCCTTGAGTACCTTAACGACTCTCGACCTCTCACACAACCAGCTTGCTGGGAGCATTCCTTCGAGTATGGCGCATCTTCAAGACCTCCATGCTCTGCTTCTGCATGGCAATCAGATAAGAGGCTCAATTCCACCCGCTTTAGCAAACCTCACAAAACTCTCAACTCTGCGTCTCTCCAATAATAAGCTTGTAGGATCAGTTCCTCCAGAAATTGGAAAATTAGCTTGGCTGAAAGAGCTCAACCTTAGTGTAAACCAACTACAAGGTTATATTCCAACTAGTATAGGAAACTTAACACAGCTAACTAGTCTGCATCTTCATACTAACAAGCTCATTGGGTCCATCCCTCAAGAGATAAGTAATTTGGTTAACCTGGAGGATTTGCAACTCGGACTGAACCAACTTGCAGGTTCCATACCAACAAACTTGGGAAATTTGACTAGACTCACCACCTTGTATCTCTGGGGTAACAACTTGTCTGGCCACATTCCTCAAGAACTAGGTCGTTTGACAAACTTAGAGGAGTTGGAACTCTCTCAAAACATACTCACAGGTCCTATCTCAAACAGCCTAGGGAATTTGACTGAACTCAATGTGTTATTCCTTAATGACAACCAACTTTCTGGATGTATCCCTCAAGAATTAGGTTACTTGGTCAAATTAGATGGCTTGTATCTTCAAATCAACACACTAACAGGTCCCATACCGAACAGTCTAGGAAATTTAACCAAACTCGCTGAATTGTACCTTCATAGTAACCAACTTTCTCACGATATTCCTTACGAAATTGTCAAATTAAAGAGCTTAGTTCACTTGGAGCTCGGTTTTAACAACCTCTCTGGTGCCTTGCCACCCGGTCTTTGTGCGGAGGGGCAGCTACAATACTTCAACGCTAACAACAACAGTTTGGTTGGACCCTTACCCgcaagcttgctgaagtgcactgGCCTAGTAAGGGTTCGCCTCGAGGGAAATCGTCTTGAAGGTGATATCTCCAGGATGGGAgttcatccaaatcttgtctataTTGATATCAGTTCAAATAGACTATTCGGCCAACTTTCCAAACGTTGGTGTGCATGCTTCAAACTTACCATGTTGCGTGCCTCAGAGAATAGTATTACTGGAGTCATACCACCATGCATTGGAGAATTGCCTCAGCTGGGGATACTCGATGTTTCGTCAAATCAACTTGAAGGAAAGATCCCACCAGGAATCGGCAATATAACAGTTATGTTCAATTTAAACCTCAGTAACAACCTGTTACAGGGAACTATACCACAAGAGATTGGATCCTTAAAAAACTTGGAGTACTTGGATTTATCATCGAACAACCTAACTGGGCCAATAAGAGGATCCATTGAGCATTGTTCCAAGCTTCGACTCATGAAGTTGAGCCATAATCACCTCAATGGAATCATTCCTATAGAACTAGGGATGCTAATATACCTTCAAGATGTTTTGGATCTAAGTGATAATTCATTTGATGACATAATACCAAGTCAGTTGGATGGTCTCATCATGCTCGAAGCCTTGAATCTTTCGCATAATTTATTGAATGGGAGTATCCCCCCATCATTTGAGAGCATGGCCAGCCTCTTATCCATGGATGTGTCATACAACAAACTTGAAGGACCGGTGCCGGAAAGCAGATTCTTTGAAGAAGCTCCAATTCAATGGTTCATGCACAATAACCAACTATGTGGTATAGTGAAAGGTTTACCCTCTTGTGAAATTACTCCAAGTCATGGAAAAACAAAGACGTCCAGAGTTGTTTTACTAGCTATAATTCCTGCAGTTGTATCTTTTGTGCTTATCATGGCAGTAATAACAATATTGCATTGTAAGAGCAAGAAATCTAGTGCAAGAAGTGATAATGAACCGCAACAGAGACGTTTGTTTGAAATCTGGAACTTTTACGGACAAGATGTGTACAAGAAAATTGTTGATGCCACAGAAAACTTCAGCACCACCCACTGCATTGGAAATGGAGGTAGTGGGTCCGTCTATAGAGCTCAGTTACCAACAGGGGAGATATTTGCAGTAAAAAAGATTCATATGATGGAAGATGATGAGATATTTACTCGTGAAATAGATGCATTGATGCATATTCGACATCGCAACATTACGAAGTTATTTGGCTACTGTTCTGCTCCTCAGGGGAGATTTCTTGTGTATGAATACATGGATAGAGGAAGCTTAGCAGCATCTTTGAAGAGCAATGAAACTGCAATTGAATTGGTTTGGGCGAAGAGGTTAAATATTATTAGGGATGTTGCTCATGCTTTATCTTACATGCATCATGGTTGCTTTGCACCCATAGTGCACCGAGATATAAAAAGCAGCAACATTTTGCTTGATGTTGAATTCAGGGCCTGCATCTCTGATTTTGGTATTGCCAAAATACTAGACGCGGATGCATCAAACTGCACAAGGCTCGCCGGAACAAAAGGATATCTTGCCCCAG AGCTCGCATATGCATCAAGGGTGACAGAGAAATGCGACGTCTATAGCTTTGGAGTGCTGGCTCTAGAGTTGATTATGGGACATCATCCAGGAGATTTTCTTTCATCCATGGCCAACAAAAGCACGCCACTCCAGGATTTTCTGGACATCCGGCTCCCGCTCCCTGAATCTGAGATCGTGAGTGAAATATTTAAAGTGATAGCAGTTGCTGTTCGGTGCATAGAACCTGATCCATCACACCGTCCAACGATGCAGCAAGTAATCAAGGTGTTCATTACAACTGAAGGACCTGATGATCATCTTGATTATCTGCACACCGGCATTGTTATCCCTGCCTGCTGGTCGTAA